The proteins below come from a single Actinomycetota bacterium genomic window:
- a CDS encoding cyclic nucleotide-binding domain-containing protein, translated as MDQSRLKTVPLFATLNEKELKQVAQLADEVDVSEGTHLVDEGKFAHEFFVIEDGNAEVVHDGKTVAELGPGDFFGEIALIRTDRRTASVVAKSPMKLIVIFGPNFRSMASDLPGVAEKIDTAVEERCAELNL; from the coding sequence ATGGACCAGAGCCGGCTGAAGACGGTGCCGCTGTTCGCCACCCTGAACGAGAAAGAGCTGAAGCAGGTCGCGCAGCTTGCCGACGAGGTCGACGTGTCCGAAGGAACCCATCTCGTCGACGAGGGCAAGTTCGCACACGAGTTCTTCGTGATCGAGGACGGCAATGCGGAGGTCGTGCACGACGGAAAGACGGTCGCCGAGCTCGGGCCCGGTGACTTCTTCGGTGAGATCGCGCTGATCCGAACCGATCGCCGGACCGCATCGGTCGTCGCCAAGAGCCCGATGAAGCTCATCGTGATATTCGGCCCGAACTTCCGGTCGATGGCCTCCGACCTTCCCGGCGTCGCCGAGAAGATCGATACGGCGGTCGAGGAGCGCTGCGCGGAGTTGAACCTCTAG